In one window of Nodosilinea sp. PGN35 DNA:
- a CDS encoding DUF561 domain-containing protein: MRSDLQRALNTRSAVKIISGLTNFDPQRVLAVVKAADQGGATFVDIAADAELVRLAKAATALPICVSAVEADAFLAPVAAGADLIEIGNFDAFYAQGRRFEAPEVLELTRRTRELLPQITLSVTVPHILALDEQVSLAEALVEAGADVIQTEGGTSSQPAHPGTLGLIEKAAPTLAAAHAISRSVTVPVLCASGLSDVTAPMAIAAGAAGIGVGSAVNRLDNPLAMVAVVRQLVESLQTARLSASVQ; the protein is encoded by the coding sequence ATGCGCTCTGACCTACAACGCGCCCTTAACACCCGCAGCGCTGTCAAAATCATCAGCGGCCTCACCAACTTTGACCCCCAGCGGGTGTTGGCCGTGGTCAAGGCCGCCGACCAAGGCGGTGCCACCTTTGTCGATATTGCCGCCGATGCTGAGCTGGTACGCCTGGCCAAAGCAGCCACCGCGCTGCCCATCTGCGTTTCCGCCGTCGAGGCCGACGCCTTTTTGGCACCGGTTGCCGCTGGCGCTGACCTGATTGAAATCGGCAATTTCGACGCCTTCTATGCCCAGGGTCGCCGCTTTGAAGCGCCCGAAGTGTTGGAGCTGACTCGCCGCACCCGCGAACTCCTGCCCCAGATCACGCTGTCGGTGACGGTGCCCCACATTTTGGCCCTCGATGAGCAGGTGAGCCTGGCCGAGGCTCTGGTAGAGGCCGGGGCCGACGTCATTCAAACCGAGGGCGGCACCAGCAGCCAGCCCGCCCACCCCGGCACCCTGGGCCTGATTGAGAAAGCGGCTCCTACGCTGGCGGCGGCCCATGCAATCTCGCGGTCGGTGACCGTGCCGGTGCTCTGCGCGTCGGGCCTGTCGGATGTGACCGCTCCCATGGCGATCGCCGCCGGGGCCGCTGGCATTGGCGTTGGCTCTGCGGTGAATAGGCTCGACAATCCCCTGGCGATGGTGGCCGTGGTGCGCCAGCTGGTGGAAAGTCTGCAAACAGCGCGATTGTCGGCATCGGTACAGTAG
- the wrbA gene encoding NAD(P)H:quinone oxidoreductase, which produces MKVLVVYYSMYGHTLALAQAVAEGAGQVAGVEVALRRVQEFDAVNAIIDQNDAARSVREQQQQIPVCTVDDLKQADGVVFGSPTRYGNMTAQMKQLFDSTASLWLNGDMEGKPAGVFTSTASTHGGQETTLLTMMVPLLHLGMLVVGVPYSIDGMIHTEARGGTPYGATTIAGGQGELQPQPEDLAIARALGQRVAEITAKVRG; this is translated from the coding sequence ATGAAAGTTTTGGTCGTTTACTATTCCATGTATGGCCATACTCTGGCACTGGCCCAGGCGGTGGCCGAGGGCGCGGGGCAGGTGGCCGGGGTAGAGGTGGCCCTGCGCCGGGTACAGGAGTTTGACGCCGTCAACGCCATCATTGACCAAAACGACGCCGCCCGCTCGGTGCGGGAGCAGCAGCAGCAGATTCCGGTGTGTACCGTAGACGACCTTAAACAGGCCGACGGGGTAGTGTTTGGGTCACCTACCCGCTACGGCAACATGACCGCCCAAATGAAACAGCTGTTTGACTCGACCGCCAGCCTCTGGCTCAACGGCGATATGGAAGGCAAACCCGCCGGGGTGTTTACCTCCACCGCTTCAACCCACGGCGGCCAAGAGACCACCCTGCTGACCATGATGGTGCCGCTGCTGCACCTGGGCATGCTGGTGGTAGGCGTACCCTACTCCATCGACGGCATGATTCACACCGAGGCGCGGGGCGGCACTCCCTACGGAGCCACCACCATTGCTGGGGGGCAGGGCGAACTACAACCCCAGCCCGAAGATCTGGCGATCGCCCGCGCCCTGGGGCAGCGCGTTGCAGAAATCACCGCCAAAGTACGAGGCTAG
- a CDS encoding rhodanese-like domain-containing protein, translating into MDQALVFRQLFDADSSTYTYLLADPVTQAAVLIDPVFEQHGRDRALIEELGLTLLVTLDTHCHADHVTGAWLMQQAVGSKIAISGRYGDMVKGADYLLDHGDTVTFGRRTLEVRATPGHTDGCITYVLDDHSMAFTGDCLLIRGAGRCDFQQGDAKRMYASITEQIFSLPADCTIWPAHDYSGRTSSTVAEEKAHNPRIGGQADETDFVGYMENLGLPHPKKIDIALPANCVCGQPEDGKMPTVADWGPVRLTYGGVKEIDPQWVAENLSSVHVLDVRGPDEFNAELGHIREAQLVPLSQLEDRMAEISAQQPVVAVCKSGRRSALATAMLKKHGHPDAASLRGGMLGWNDAHLPVARD; encoded by the coding sequence ATGGATCAAGCCTTGGTTTTTCGTCAACTGTTCGATGCCGACTCATCGACCTACACCTATCTGCTGGCCGACCCCGTCACCCAGGCAGCGGTGCTAATTGACCCCGTGTTTGAGCAGCACGGGCGCGATCGCGCCCTGATTGAAGAGCTGGGCCTCACCCTGCTGGTCACCCTCGACACCCACTGCCATGCCGACCACGTCACCGGGGCCTGGCTGATGCAGCAGGCAGTGGGCTCTAAAATTGCCATCTCGGGCCGCTACGGCGATATGGTGAAGGGTGCCGACTATTTACTCGACCATGGGGATACGGTGACCTTTGGCCGCCGCACCCTGGAGGTGCGCGCCACCCCCGGCCATACCGACGGCTGCATTACCTACGTACTCGACGACCACTCCATGGCCTTTACCGGCGACTGCCTGCTCATTCGAGGGGCGGGGCGCTGCGACTTTCAGCAGGGCGACGCTAAGCGCATGTATGCCTCCATTACCGAGCAAATCTTTAGCCTGCCCGCCGACTGCACCATCTGGCCCGCCCACGACTACAGCGGTCGCACCTCGTCTACCGTAGCCGAAGAAAAAGCCCACAACCCCCGCATTGGTGGCCAGGCCGACGAAACTGACTTTGTTGGCTACATGGAAAATTTGGGCCTGCCCCACCCCAAAAAGATCGACATTGCCCTGCCTGCCAACTGCGTCTGTGGCCAGCCCGAAGACGGCAAAATGCCCACCGTAGCCGACTGGGGGCCAGTGCGCCTCACCTACGGCGGCGTGAAAGAGATTGACCCCCAGTGGGTGGCCGAAAACCTCAGCAGCGTCCACGTCCTCGACGTGCGCGGCCCCGACGAGTTCAATGCCGAACTGGGCCATATCCGCGAGGCCCAGCTGGTGCCGCTCAGCCAGCTGGAAGACCGGATGGCTGAAATTTCGGCCCAGCAGCCGGTGGTGGCGGTGTGCAAGTCGGGGCGGCGATCGGCCCTGGCCACCGCTATGCTCAAAAAGCACGGACACCCCGACGCCGCCAGTTTGCGCGGCGGCATGCTGGGCTGGAACGATGCCCACCTCCCCGTTGCACGGGACTGA
- the dnaB gene encoding replicative DNA helicase — MVQNLKFDAVSDRLPPQNVEAEEAILGGILLDPEALSRVMEILTADAFYIGAHRDIYKGALALHAKGQPADLMTLAVWLKDNGKLEQVGGQTRLAQLVDRTVSAANIDQYATLVMDKYTRRLLIQTGGEIAQLGYDTTLPIENVLDQSEQRLFGITQARPQGGLTSTSDILIETFSEIEQRSLGVVLPGIPCGFYDLDAMTQGFQRSDLIIAAARPSMGKCLSADAEIVVADGSLKTIGDIYQEKSASLLTLGDDWRFRLTQPSAYVDDGLKPVFRVRTRSGRAIETTLSHPYLTIQGWCPLAELTVGTKIAVPRTLPVFGTETLPEYQVKLLAYLIGDGCLTGTSPQFTNENPVIQADFTAAALQFSGVKVRQETSQDTRTPTFYVTSDSEDLQQARQVFGQRLKELIKASGQPARRLAQTLEVSPGLVTLWQQGVCAPSPETFERLCQLLQVLPETLTPGGLATIRWMSQNSLTLWLQKLGLWGKSAHQKTVPAAVFRLERSHLALFLNRLFATDGWATVLASGQAQLGFASVSETLARQVQHLLLRFGILAQLRSRSVKYLDGRRPAWQLDITDAPSIKTFISEIGIFGKEAATAAVEAALINRRYQTNRDLIPVEVWETLRAAKGTESWVSLATRAGFQSTSNIHVGKRAPTRDRLFALATALEHPELQHIATSDVYWDEIVAIEPQGIKQVYDLTIPDTHNFVANDICVHNTSFVLNIARNIAALQKLPVAIYSLEMSKVQLVYRLLSSEVEMESSRLRTGRIAQNEWEKLGHAISILSQMPIFIDDTPNISVTEIRSRARRLQAEQGGALGLILIDYLQLMEGGGDNRVQELSKMTRSLKGLARELNVPIIALSQLSRGVESRTNKRPMMSDLRESGAIEQDADLIMMLYREEYYDPDTPDRGIAEIIITKHRNGPTGTVKLLFEPQFTRFRNLATPGM; from the coding sequence ATGGTGCAGAACCTCAAGTTTGATGCGGTCAGCGATCGCCTGCCGCCCCAGAATGTCGAGGCCGAAGAGGCCATTCTGGGCGGCATCTTGCTGGATCCTGAAGCCCTGAGCCGGGTGATGGAGATTCTTACCGCCGATGCGTTCTACATTGGTGCCCACCGCGATATTTACAAAGGTGCCCTGGCCCTGCACGCCAAGGGTCAGCCTGCCGACCTGATGACCCTTGCTGTGTGGCTCAAAGACAACGGCAAGCTGGAACAGGTGGGGGGCCAAACCCGCCTGGCGCAGCTGGTCGATCGCACGGTGAGTGCCGCCAACATCGACCAGTACGCCACCCTGGTGATGGATAAGTACACCCGCCGCCTGCTGATTCAGACCGGGGGCGAGATTGCGCAGCTGGGCTACGACACCACCCTGCCGATTGAGAACGTGCTCGACCAGTCGGAGCAGCGGCTGTTTGGCATCACCCAGGCCCGGCCCCAGGGGGGGCTGACCTCCACCTCAGACATTTTGATCGAGACGTTTTCTGAGATCGAGCAGCGATCGCTCGGCGTCGTGCTGCCCGGCATCCCCTGCGGCTTCTACGACCTCGATGCCATGACCCAGGGTTTTCAGCGCTCAGACTTGATTATCGCCGCTGCCCGTCCGTCCATGGGCAAGTGCCTGAGCGCCGATGCAGAAATTGTAGTGGCCGACGGCAGCCTCAAAACCATCGGCGACATTTACCAAGAGAAATCTGCCTCGCTGCTTACCCTAGGGGATGACTGGCGCTTTCGGCTCACCCAGCCCAGCGCCTATGTGGACGACGGCCTCAAGCCTGTGTTTCGGGTGAGAACGCGATCGGGGCGAGCGATCGAGACGACTCTGAGCCACCCCTACCTGACCATTCAGGGCTGGTGTCCCCTGGCGGAGCTGACCGTGGGTACCAAAATTGCCGTGCCCAGAACGCTGCCAGTGTTTGGCACCGAAACCCTGCCGGAGTATCAGGTCAAACTCCTGGCCTACCTGATCGGCGATGGCTGTCTGACGGGCACCTCTCCCCAATTCACCAACGAAAACCCTGTCATTCAGGCCGACTTTACCGCTGCTGCCCTTCAGTTTTCAGGCGTGAAGGTGCGGCAGGAAACCTCCCAAGACACTCGCACGCCAACCTTCTATGTCACCTCGGATAGCGAAGACTTGCAGCAGGCCCGCCAAGTCTTTGGTCAACGACTCAAGGAATTAATTAAAGCCAGTGGACAACCCGCTCGTAGGTTGGCCCAAACCCTAGAGGTTTCTCCCGGATTGGTGACCCTGTGGCAGCAAGGCGTCTGTGCACCTAGCCCAGAGACCTTCGAGCGCCTGTGCCAGTTGCTCCAGGTTCTCCCTGAAACCTTGACCCCGGGTGGCCTCGCCACCATCCGCTGGATGAGTCAAAACAGTCTAACGCTGTGGCTGCAAAAACTGGGCCTCTGGGGCAAATCGGCTCACCAGAAAACCGTTCCGGCAGCGGTGTTTCGGCTAGAGCGATCGCACCTCGCCCTCTTTCTTAACCGCCTATTTGCCACCGATGGCTGGGCTACCGTCCTCGCCTCTGGGCAGGCGCAGCTGGGCTTTGCCAGCGTCAGCGAAACCCTGGCCCGCCAGGTGCAGCACCTGCTGCTGCGGTTTGGCATTTTGGCTCAGCTCCGGTCGCGCTCGGTGAAGTATCTTGATGGCCGCCGCCCCGCCTGGCAGCTCGACATCACCGACGCCCCCTCCATCAAGACTTTTATCAGCGAAATCGGCATCTTTGGCAAGGAGGCCGCCACCGCCGCCGTTGAGGCCGCCCTAATAAACCGCCGCTACCAGACTAACCGCGACCTGATCCCCGTCGAAGTGTGGGAGACTCTCCGCGCCGCCAAGGGGACTGAATCCTGGGTGTCTTTGGCTACCCGTGCCGGGTTCCAGAGCACCAGCAATATCCACGTAGGCAAGCGGGCACCGACCCGCGACCGCCTCTTTGCCCTGGCCACCGCCCTAGAGCACCCAGAACTTCAGCACATTGCCACCAGCGATGTTTACTGGGATGAAATTGTGGCGATCGAGCCCCAGGGGATCAAGCAGGTCTACGACCTCACCATCCCCGACACCCACAACTTTGTCGCCAACGACATCTGCGTCCACAACACCAGCTTTGTGCTAAATATCGCCCGCAATATCGCAGCTTTGCAGAAGCTGCCGGTCGCCATCTACAGCCTAGAGATGTCGAAGGTGCAGCTGGTCTATCGCCTGCTCTCCAGCGAAGTCGAGATGGAGAGCAGCCGCCTGCGCACCGGGCGCATCGCCCAAAACGAGTGGGAAAAACTGGGCCACGCCATCAGCATTCTCTCCCAGATGCCGATCTTCATTGACGACACCCCCAATATCTCGGTGACCGAAATACGATCGCGGGCGCGGCGGCTTCAGGCCGAGCAGGGCGGGGCTCTGGGGCTGATTTTGATCGACTACCTCCAGCTGATGGAGGGCGGCGGCGACAACCGGGTGCAAGAACTGTCGAAGATGACGCGATCGCTCAAAGGTCTGGCCCGCGAACTCAACGTGCCGATCATCGCTCTCTCCCAGCTCAGTCGGGGGGTCGAGTCGCGCACCAACAAACGCCCGATGATGAGCGATCTGCGCGAGAGTGGAGCAATTGAGCAGGACGCCGACTTGATCATGATGCTCTACCGCGAGGAGTACTACGACCCCGACACCCCCGATCGCGGCATCGCCGAGATCATTATCACCAAGCACCGCAACGGCCCCACCGGCACCGTCAAGCTGCTGTTTGAGCCGCAGTTTACCCGCTTCCGCAACCTGGCCACCCCCGGCATGTAG
- the pstB gene encoding phosphate ABC transporter ATP-binding protein PstB, whose translation MQQNMSRTAVDTRRTFEVKNLSVYYRGVVALRDVTMDILEKQTTAFIGPSGCGKSTLLRCFNRTNALIPGAEVKGHLTYRGKGLYDAAVDPIVVRRKIGMVFQQPNPFPKSIYDNVAYGLRVNGMKGNMDEVVESSLRKAALWDEVKDKLSERGTSLSGGQQQRLCIARAIAVQPDVLLMDEPCSALDPISTLRIEELMNELKQEFTIVIVTHNMQQASRVADYTAFFNAEALEGGKRVGYLVEVDKTEKIFSNPQDQRTLDYVSGKFG comes from the coding sequence ATGCAGCAAAATATGAGTCGTACAGCCGTAGATACCCGGCGCACCTTTGAGGTCAAAAACCTGTCGGTTTACTACAGGGGTGTAGTGGCCCTGCGGGATGTCACCATGGACATTCTCGAGAAACAAACCACTGCCTTTATTGGCCCCTCGGGCTGCGGCAAAAGCACTCTGCTGCGCTGCTTCAACCGCACCAATGCTCTGATTCCGGGGGCTGAGGTAAAAGGACATCTGACCTACAGGGGCAAGGGCCTGTACGACGCCGCCGTTGACCCGATCGTTGTGCGCCGCAAAATTGGCATGGTGTTTCAGCAGCCCAACCCCTTCCCCAAGTCGATCTATGACAATGTGGCCTACGGTCTGCGGGTCAACGGCATGAAAGGCAATATGGACGAGGTGGTCGAGTCTTCCCTGCGCAAAGCGGCCCTGTGGGATGAGGTCAAGGACAAGCTCAGCGAGCGGGGCACCTCGCTTTCGGGGGGGCAGCAGCAGCGCCTGTGCATTGCCCGCGCCATTGCCGTGCAGCCCGATGTGCTGCTGATGGACGAGCCCTGCTCGGCCCTAGACCCGATCTCGACGCTGCGGATTGAGGAGCTGATGAATGAACTCAAGCAGGAGTTCACCATTGTCATCGTTACCCACAACATGCAGCAGGCCTCACGGGTGGCCGACTACACCGCCTTCTTTAACGCCGAGGCGCTGGAGGGGGGCAAGCGGGTGGGCTACCTGGTGGAGGTCGATAAAACAGAGAAAATTTTCTCTAACCCCCAGGATCAGCGCACCCTCGACTACGTGAGCGGCAAGTTTGGCTAG
- the pstA gene encoding phosphate ABC transporter permease PstA — MTGAALAPHRRITGKVLTVMTMVFAAAVVIPLLWVLVSVFQKGVNAFVFPDLFTRLPPPPGLSEGGVGHAIVGTLMTLGIGTAISVPFGVLAAVYLAEFGRGTRLAYLVKFSCNVLTGVPAILMGLFAYSIIVRPMGSFSAFAGGVALAVLMLPIIIRSTEEALLLVPNEMRLASTGIGATRFQTVVQIVLPAAVTSIITGIVLGVARAAGEAAPLLFTAFNNNFWANDIWQPVATLPVLIYFFSIIPYKASQELAWAAALVLLAVVLIFSVTARFLSRKQKF, encoded by the coding sequence ATGACCGGGGCAGCCCTAGCGCCTCACCGCAGAATTACCGGCAAAGTGCTGACGGTGATGACCATGGTGTTTGCGGCAGCGGTGGTGATTCCCCTGCTGTGGGTGCTGGTCAGTGTGTTTCAAAAAGGGGTTAACGCCTTTGTCTTCCCCGATTTGTTCACGAGGCTGCCGCCCCCGCCGGGGCTGTCGGAGGGTGGGGTTGGCCACGCCATTGTGGGTACGCTGATGACGCTGGGCATTGGCACTGCCATTTCGGTGCCCTTTGGGGTACTGGCGGCGGTTTACCTGGCCGAGTTTGGCCGGGGCACCCGCCTGGCCTACCTGGTCAAGTTTTCCTGTAATGTGCTCACCGGGGTGCCCGCCATTTTGATGGGCCTGTTTGCCTATTCCATCATCGTGCGGCCCATGGGTTCTTTTTCGGCTTTTGCTGGCGGGGTAGCCCTGGCGGTGCTGATGCTGCCAATTATCATTCGCTCCACCGAAGAGGCGCTGCTGCTGGTACCCAACGAGATGCGCCTGGCTTCCACCGGCATTGGGGCAACCCGGTTTCAAACCGTGGTTCAAATTGTTCTACCCGCAGCGGTGACATCTATTATCACCGGCATTGTGCTGGGGGTGGCCCGAGCTGCCGGGGAAGCTGCGCCGCTGCTGTTTACCGCTTTCAACAACAATTTCTGGGCCAACGACATTTGGCAGCCGGTGGCGACCCTGCCGGTGCTGATCTACTTTTTCTCTATCATCCCCTACAAGGCATCCCAAGAGCTGGCCTGGGCGGCGGCCCTGGTGCTGCTGGCCGTAGTGCTCATCTTTAGCGTGACGGCCCGATTTTTGAGCCGCAAGCAAAAGTTTTAG
- the pstC gene encoding phosphate ABC transporter permease subunit PstC translates to MALADQSKGFTRRSLEKRTSTARVLDIGFWGFTLLLAIGAGAVLLWIILQTAASAWPAIRQFGLGFVVGTTWNPVTNVYGVLPMIYGTLVTSFIALLIAVPLGIGVAIFLTEGFAPTWVTTPIAFAIELIVAIPSVVLGIWGIFVLIPFIRPFFIFLNSYLGWIPIFGGGTPRGNSLLLVGLVLSIMIVPIIISITRGTFEVLPRELRNGSLALGATRWETILRVLIPAGLSGIISSVMLAMGRALGETMVAAMLVGNANRIDISWLQPGSTITGLIASQFGEAGRIQVAALMYAGLVLMILALVVNILAEVIIRRFQNIE, encoded by the coding sequence ATGGCGCTGGCCGATCAGTCGAAGGGGTTTACCAGACGCAGTCTGGAAAAGCGTACCAGTACCGCTCGGGTTTTAGATATCGGTTTTTGGGGGTTTACCCTGCTGCTGGCCATCGGTGCCGGGGCGGTCTTACTGTGGATTATTCTACAGACGGCGGCGTCGGCCTGGCCCGCCATTCGTCAGTTTGGGCTGGGCTTTGTGGTGGGCACCACCTGGAACCCCGTCACCAACGTCTATGGGGTGCTGCCGATGATCTACGGCACCCTGGTGACCTCATTTATTGCCCTGCTGATTGCTGTACCCCTGGGCATTGGGGTAGCTATTTTTCTCACCGAGGGCTTTGCCCCCACCTGGGTCACCACGCCCATTGCCTTTGCCATTGAGCTGATCGTGGCCATTCCCAGCGTGGTGCTGGGAATTTGGGGTATTTTCGTGCTGATTCCGTTTATTCGCCCCTTTTTCATCTTTCTCAACAGCTATCTAGGCTGGATTCCAATTTTTGGTGGCGGCACCCCCCGCGGCAACAGTCTCCTGCTGGTGGGTCTGGTGCTGTCGATTATGATTGTGCCCATCATCATCTCCATTACCCGGGGCACCTTTGAGGTGCTACCCCGAGAGCTGCGCAACGGCTCGCTGGCCCTGGGGGCGACCCGCTGGGAAACCATTTTGCGGGTGCTGATTCCGGCAGGGCTGTCGGGCATTATCAGCTCGGTCATGCTGGCCATGGGTCGCGCCCTGGGCGAGACTATGGTGGCGGCCATGCTGGTGGGCAATGCCAACCGCATTGATATCTCCTGGCTACAGCCCGGCTCTACCATTACGGGTTTAATCGCCTCCCAGTTTGGCGAAGCGGGGCGCATCCAGGTGGCGGCGCTGATGTACGCCGGTCTGGTGCTGATGATTTTGGCCCTGGTAGTCAATATCCTGGCTGAGGTGATCATTCGTCGCTTCCAAAACATTGAGTAG
- the pstS gene encoding phosphate ABC transporter substrate-binding protein PstS translates to MIFNRKVLLAASLPVILAVAACDGGAPTADTDPDAPPVAAGGGSGTTIAISGAGATFPAPLFQRWFDAYNREVNSDVQVSYQSVGSGAGLEQYIAGTVDFGASEAPITDSEDRMQSFADAYPFAPIQLPIVGGHVSWSYNLPGIEDQELRLSREVYCGIVTGEITQWSDPAIAEINPDLDIPDLPITFAHRSDGSGTTFVFVNHLDTVCDNWEAGVGTSVDWPVGIGGQGNEGVAAAIQQNEGAIGYLSYSYAALNDISSALVENQAGNFMEPTPENAANALLDAEVPEDFALLVPDPAGEDAYPIVGLVWVMIYQEYEDDAKWQALREVFEWSLGPDGQALTEELLYVPLPDPLVERIREVFDTVNAG, encoded by the coding sequence ATGATTTTCAATCGCAAAGTATTGCTAGCGGCGTCTTTGCCCGTGATCTTGGCAGTAGCGGCCTGCGATGGCGGCGCTCCCACTGCCGATACCGACCCCGATGCCCCCCCGGTCGCGGCGGGCGGTGGCAGCGGTACCACCATTGCCATCAGCGGCGCGGGCGCGACCTTTCCCGCACCGCTGTTCCAGCGCTGGTTCGACGCCTACAACCGCGAAGTCAACTCCGATGTGCAGGTCAGCTATCAGTCGGTCGGTAGCGGCGCGGGCCTAGAGCAGTACATCGCTGGCACCGTAGACTTTGGTGCCTCTGAGGCCCCCATCACCGACTCCGAAGATCGGATGCAGTCCTTCGCCGACGCCTATCCCTTCGCACCGATCCAGCTGCCCATTGTCGGCGGCCACGTCTCCTGGTCCTACAACCTGCCGGGAATTGAAGACCAAGAGCTGCGCCTCAGCCGCGAAGTCTACTGCGGCATTGTAACCGGCGAAATTACCCAGTGGAGCGACCCTGCGATCGCCGAGATCAACCCCGACCTCGACATCCCCGACCTGCCCATCACCTTTGCCCACCGCTCCGACGGTTCGGGCACCACCTTTGTGTTTGTCAACCACCTCGACACCGTCTGCGACAACTGGGAAGCCGGGGTCGGCACCTCGGTAGACTGGCCCGTGGGCATCGGTGGTCAGGGCAACGAAGGGGTAGCCGCAGCTATTCAGCAAAACGAAGGAGCCATTGGCTACCTGTCCTACTCCTACGCCGCCCTCAACGACATTTCCTCGGCTCTGGTCGAAAACCAGGCCGGCAACTTTATGGAGCCGACCCCGGAGAATGCGGCCAATGCCCTGCTCGACGCCGAGGTGCCCGAAGACTTCGCCCTGCTAGTCCCTGACCCGGCTGGCGAAGACGCCTACCCCATCGTCGGCCTGGTATGGGTCATGATCTACCAGGAGTACGAAGACGACGCTAAGTGGCAGGCCCTGCGCGAAGTATTTGAGTGGTCTCTCGGCCCCGACGGTCAAGCGCTGACCGAGGAGCTGCTGTACGTACCGCTGCCCGATCCTCTGGTAGAGCGCATCCGAGAGGTGTTTGACACCGTCAACGCTGGCTAA
- a CDS encoding cell wall metabolism sensor histidine kinase WalK gives MFTRSRKHLTQWLMLTMGSVFVVFGGLLYVVEVDRELHKLDQQLYREAELMISSSGADSSPNPTYPVQFEVKTLPLLGGKTLSITSDLVYARWYDTNNHLLMFFGPLSGDRRDIQPGYTTLVHEGQRLRQMTVPIESEGQTLGHLELATALVPVETALNQIRLVLSVGLPVGVGLIGLLSWWFAGQVMRPIQLSYQRLEQFSADASHELRSPVASILSQAELGLMTASPQEQVARLQRIAELAQSMGRLINSLLLLVSSDRWSGNQRCNLTALIKDLSREFQPQAAAKGLWWRLELPQAALWVNGETELLRQAITNLLSNACRYTTTGEVALSLSHRLGQVIVTVHDSGIGIPAADLPHVFDRFYRVDKARSRHTGGFGLGLAIAQQIVQAHHGTLQVVSTENQGSTFTISLPLLPPALAQPQPASPQTSAYKTSS, from the coding sequence ATGTTCACCCGCAGCCGCAAACATCTCACCCAGTGGCTCATGCTCACCATGGGCAGCGTTTTTGTGGTCTTTGGCGGGCTGCTCTACGTTGTTGAGGTAGATCGGGAGCTCCACAAGCTCGACCAGCAGCTCTACCGCGAAGCCGAGCTGATGATTAGCAGCAGCGGCGCTGACTCCTCGCCCAACCCCACCTACCCGGTGCAGTTTGAGGTCAAGACGCTGCCGCTGTTGGGGGGCAAAACCCTCAGCATTACCTCCGATCTGGTCTATGCCCGCTGGTATGACACCAACAACCATCTGCTGATGTTTTTTGGGCCGCTGTCGGGCGATCGCCGCGACATTCAGCCCGGCTACACAACCCTGGTGCACGAGGGCCAGCGCCTGCGGCAGATGACGGTGCCCATCGAGTCAGAGGGGCAAACCCTGGGCCATCTGGAGCTGGCCACTGCCCTGGTGCCAGTAGAGACTGCCCTCAACCAAATTCGGCTGGTTCTGAGCGTAGGGCTGCCGGTGGGGGTGGGCCTGATTGGGCTGTTGAGCTGGTGGTTTGCGGGTCAGGTGATGCGGCCCATTCAGCTGTCCTACCAGCGCCTGGAGCAGTTTAGCGCCGATGCCAGCCACGAACTCCGATCGCCGGTTGCCTCCATCCTCAGCCAGGCAGAGCTGGGGCTGATGACGGCCTCCCCCCAGGAGCAGGTGGCCCGGCTCCAGCGCATTGCCGAGCTGGCCCAGTCGATGGGGCGGCTGATCAACAGCCTGCTTTTGCTGGTGTCGAGCGATCGCTGGTCGGGCAACCAGCGCTGCAACCTCACCGCCCTAATCAAGGATCTCTCCCGTGAGTTTCAACCCCAGGCGGCAGCCAAGGGGCTGTGGTGGCGGCTAGAGCTGCCCCAGGCGGCCCTCTGGGTAAATGGTGAAACCGAACTGCTGCGCCAGGCCATCACCAATCTGCTCAGCAACGCCTGCCGCTACACCACCACCGGAGAGGTGGCGCTCTCCCTCAGCCACCGTCTGGGCCAGGTGATTGTGACCGTACACGACAGCGGTATCGGCATTCCGGCAGCCGATCTGCCCCACGTATTTGACCGCTTTTACCGGGTCGATAAGGCGCGATCGCGCCACACCGGAGGCTTTGGGCTGGGGCTGGCGATCGCCCAGCAAATCGTCCAGGCGCACCACGGCACGCTGCAGGTGGTCAGCACCGAAAACCAGGGATCAACCTTCACCATCAGCCTGCCGCTGCTCCCCCCCGCCCTGGCCCAGCCGCAGCCCGCATCCCCGCAGACCTCAGCCTACAAGACCAGTAGTTAG